The bacterium genome segment GCCGCCGAGCGTGCCCGTGCCCCACGTCGCCGCGCCGCAGCCTGGGCTTGACGCGCCAGCGAGCGGCGTGATGCGGCGGAACGGCTCTCGCGGCGCAGCGCCCCGTGGACAGCGCGCGAGCGGGTCAGCGAGACCTTTCCGCCGCGCCGTCCCCGCCGGAGCGCGGTCTGAGCGCTCCGGCGCGTCCTTTCCGACGCCGCCCCCTTCTTGGGTGGGCGAAGCTTTACGCCGGCCCGGCGCGCCTTTGAAAGTCCGATCGCGATCGCCTGCTTCGTCGACCGTGCGCCGTGCTTGCCCTTTCTAATGTGCCGCATCTCCTCGCGCACGAACTCTCCGGCCTGCGTGGTCGGCGCCTTGCCCTCGCGCGCCTGCTCTTTGGCCCTCTCCACGGTTTCTCTCTCCGGCATGGGTGGTCTCCTCGGACGACCCGCGACGCGGGTCCCTTGCTCCGCTTACTCGATTCTCTCAATACAATAGTGCCCCCCGGCGAGCCGACGAAACCTGCCGGCGGAATCTCAACGCACTCTACGCCGCGTCGGGTTGGCGCCGGCGTGCTCCCTGTTTGGAGACCGTAGCCGCCGGTTAAAAGGGCATCGGATCAGGGTGAAGACCGGGCAGTCGCCCGCCATACTGGAGGTGCAGGATGCTCTGGACACTCTTCGTCATTCTCCTCGTGTTGTGGGTACTCGGGTACTTCTCGTTTCACATCGCCGGTGGTCTGATCCATCTGCTGCTTGTGATCGCCGTCATCGTCCTCATTTACAACCTCATCACCGGGCGGCGCGCCGTATTATAGGTCGCGTACCTCCAACGGCGGCGTAAGACGCCCTAGGTGATGGAATCGAGGGCGCTGCGATGTGGAGGGAATTCAAGGCGTTCGTCGCGCGCGGCAACGTCATCGATCTCGCGATCGCCCGTGATCATCGGCGCGGCCTTTGGGCGTGTTATTTCATAGCTGGTCAACGACATCATCAAGCCGCCCATCGGCCTCGCGGTGAAAGGCATCGATTTCACGAACCTGTTCAACCCGGCGTGATGCACGCGAGGCGGCTTCTGGAGCTTGAACGGGCGATGGCCGGTAGCGCGCCAGCCTTATCCGAGTCCTTTGGGCCGCGCGCGGGGCGCGAAGCGCCTGGCGAAATCTCACAATGAAGGTTCGGACCATTCACCTCGGCCGCAAGCGGCCCGGCCCCGGCGCGCGCGAGCATCGAGTCCGCGCCGCGCACTCCTGGCTCGTTCGATGCCTGTCCGTCCTCGGCCCCGGCATCATTGCCGGTGCCTCCGACGACGATCCTTCGGGGGTGGCGACGTACGCCGTGGCGGGCGCCTCACTCGGTCTGGGCACGCTATGGACGGCGCTATTCACGATCCCGATGACGGCGGCGGTGCAGTTCATCTCCGCCAAGATCGGTCTCGTCAGCGGCCACGGCCTGGCCGGCGCGCTGCGCCGCCGGTATCCGGCGTGGGCGGTGTGGAGCGCGGTCCTCGGACTAGCCGTCGCGAACACCATCAACGCCGGCGCCGACATCGGCGCGGTGGCGGCGGCGTTCAACCTGATGGTTCCCGTGCCGATCGCGGTGATGATCGTGCCAGTCGCAGCCGGAATCCTCGCGGTCGTGGTGTGGGGCACGTACCCGGCCCTTGCCGGTGCGCTCAAGTGGATGAGCCTGTTGCTCCTGGCCTATGTGGGCTCCGCGTTTGTGGCGCAGCCCAATTGGTCCGACGTCCTCGTCGCGACGGTCGTTCCCCGCGTCAGGCTCGACGGCCAGTTTCTGGCGGTCCTGGTCGCGGTGCTTGGGACCACGATTTCTCCCTACATGTGGTTCTGGCAGGCGAGTCAGGAGGTGGAAGAGCGCCTGGCGATCGGGGAGCGGCGTCTGTGGCAGCGGCGCGGCGTGAGCAGAACCGAACTTGGGTACGCGGCGTGGGACGTGGACGTCGGGATGGTCTTTTCAAATGTCGTGATGTACTTCATCATTCTGGCCACGGCGGCAACACTGCACCGCACGGGCCACACAAACATCACGTCGGCGGCACAGGCCGCGGCGGCGCTCCGGCCGCTGGCCGGTCCACTGGCGACGTGGTTGTTCGCCATCGGACTTGCCAGCGCAGGACTGATCGCGATCCCGGTGCTGACGGGATCCGCCGCCTACGCGATCGCTGATC includes the following:
- a CDS encoding DUF6496 domain-containing protein → MPERETVERAKEQAREGKAPTTQAGEFVREEMRHIRKGKHGARSTKQAIAIGLSKARRAGVKLRPPKKGAASERTRRSAQTALRRGRRGGKVSLTRSRAVHGALRRESRSAASRRSLARQAQAAARRRGARARSAAAQKAVRTKGPRVRVAAARKAAHTRARRTR
- a CDS encoding divalent metal cation transporter is translated as MKVRTIHLGRKRPGPGAREHRVRAAHSWLVRCLSVLGPGIIAGASDDDPSGVATYAVAGASLGLGTLWTALFTIPMTAAVQFISAKIGLVSGHGLAGALRRRYPAWAVWSAVLGLAVANTINAGADIGAVAAAFNLMVPVPIAVMIVPVAAGILAVVVWGTYPALAGALKWMSLLLLAYVGSAFVAQPNWSDVLVATVVPRVRLDGQFLAVLVAVLGTTISPYMWFWQASQEVEERLAIGERRLWQRRGVSRTELGYAAWDVDVGMVFSNVVMYFIILATAATLHRTGHTNITSAAQAAAALRPLAGPLATWLFAIGLASAGLIAIPVLTGSAAYAIADLFGWRAGLGERPRRARWFYAAIAASTGIGMVLNFTGINPINALFVTAVINGFLTPPMLVLVMLASNNREIMGSRVNGPLLNGIGWVTTAVMTAAVVGLILTWRS
- a CDS encoding lmo0937 family membrane protein, with protein sequence MLWTLFVILLVLWVLGYFSFHIAGGLIHLLLVIAVIVLIYNLITGRRAVL